The sequence CAagtgaaaacacaaaaaatcacaattctCAAAATGGCCAAACCATTTTGTATAGTATATAAACTGCATCTAcatttctctctcttaaaaCCCGACTCCTCTGAATTTCTACAACCCTTATCTCTATTtatataaaccctaaaccctaaaaaatcatCCTTAAGGTTCCATACTTCTATTAAACACTAAATCTTAACTTaaaacaccttagaatcaaCTAAATTTGTGTTCTAGAACCCACAAAATCAAAAACCCAAACTTGTATTCCTTGAAACTTCATTGAATGAAAAATGTCTAGAGTGAAGACTCCACGAAGGAGAAGTTTTCAAAGATTTGACAACAATCTCTTTGTCTCCAAAGACGTTGGGAAGAGATATAATGACGACTTTAAAACTAGAGATATTACTTCACCAAGGCATATGGATTGAGATGACTTTGAAAGAATGAATGTAGTTAATTATTTTGAGAACATTGGTTAATTATAAGGATGTGGTTAGCATAGATGCTatcttttatgagaattttattagGATGTTCTATGCAAATCTAAGTGTTAAAGAGAAGAGAGATGATATTTACATAAGTAGTTATGCTTATGATGTTAAAATAGAGTTGAATTCACATGTTCTAGCTCAAGTGTTAGAGATACCTATGTGAGATTTTACCAGAACATATACATCCCATCAATTTATTGAGGCACCAAAGTCCCTAACTCCCCTTGATCAAATGAGATTAATATTTCGTAGAATCCTAGATGATGGAGAAGAACTATTGCAATGCTTTTGTCTTGTGAAATGTATATTTTGCATTCAATAGTTATTTAGATTCCATTGTTTAAAGAAGGACATAAATAATAGTTGAAATTTATGGATTTGTGGATAATGGCTTGCATAGTGGATGGAAAACCATTTAATTtagcctatttatttttaaaacacatgaaTAATGTCATTAAAGAAAAGCAAATGAGAGCCTTAATGtatggatttattttaattaagatccttattatattttgatgtgAATGTGTTAGATTATAAGGACGATCTTAACATTGGGAGAGACCATAACTATAATACTGCAAAATTAAAGGAATTAAGAATGATTTGTGTTGATGAAACTTGGATTTATGATCCTTCTAAGGAACATAGTGCTAGAAAATTAGAACTAGGTCCAAGACAACGATCCTCGATAATAAACCAACAACATATGCCTTTACATCAACCTCAATCAACCTTTGAAGAAGGTTCATCAAGTGTTCCATTGATCACCTTGCAATCCATTCATGATATGTAAAGTGAGACTCTTAAACAAACAAGTGACTCTCATGAAGATATCATGGAGTTGCATTAAAATGTGAGAAGGGTAGATAGAAGAGTTATGTGTATCCATATAAGAGTTGATACCATGTATCATTGGATGCAACTCGACCACTTGAGTGGTGATATTGAAGAACTTGATGTAGATGATATTGATGACGTTATGAATGAAGGCAAGAATAACAATTTACTCTTTCATTCATATTGCTCCTAAAtacttgtatttttgtttttgtgaacattttttgtattttgtcttTATGGTTGTATTGATGATGAATTTGATGTTTCAAACATTTTTGTGtgatgaatgatgaaattaatgttttgaatgactttttttttttaatgatgtatTTGATATTGATGATCTACCTATGCTATTTTggatgaattctttttttttaaagggagcATATTGcacaaattatttgaaagattcccccctttctatttaaaaaaaattatatgtgtaAATTGCTTTATTTAAGGGGAGTTGTTTTATTAAAGGGAgttatatctttaaaaaatttatgattaaaacataaatttcattTGGCATCAAATGTCTTTTAGCTGTCTTTTAGCATCTGCTTTTCAGAACATCATTTTTAATTGGcattagaattttaaataatagaaatatattttaagaaaaattatgggggttttttttttctaaatagaaaaggggagagaatctttcaaacaaaagagagaattgtttttataaaatatgtctTATATATAGGGGAAAAAGTTTTTATGTACCTTTTGccttatgaaaaaagaaaaagaaaaaaagagagagagctttgagatgtataCATTAATATACTTGACATGCtttattatatatgaaatttgAGATGCATACattgaacatgttttttattatgttttattatatgctTATTGCATCAATGTTTTTGTCCtcataaaaaaaggaaattgttAGCTTTATGACTACGATGATGATTTATTGAAGTGTTTCATGatgttttaataataacataaacattgagtatttatattattaattaagtaaAATGTTATAtgtcaataataaaacattgttttgatataattttgatgaataaatgataaatCGTTATGTATGCCATGAATTCTTTAAATTCCTTGGTATAATGCTTAAatgattcaataaatttatttcaatatgcTATATGAAACATGTTTGTGTACCATATGCATTAACAACAACCATATATAgacaaaaacattattaacatataACTCATATCATTAATAACAACCAAATAAATTTCACAATCTAAAAAGCTACAATTCCACAATCTCCTCTATTTAATCAGTAAATCATTCCACGGTTGAACACTCCACGTTAATGGCTCAAATTAGTGATCAAACCACAAGTTATACTTGTAAATAAAGATGATAGTAATTTTTTCACACTTGTTCTATTAGATTAAGTTTCATATTTCCCTCATCATTATCAAAATCATCATATATGCGTAAGACTTTTAGAATTTGTGAAAAGAGTGGTGAGTATTTATATGTAATGAGAAACTTAAAATTACATAATACATATAGCTGTGTTTGATATGGATGATATTTTTGGAGGAAAAATGATGAAGGGGTAAAATTTAAGGATGAAGTGTTAAGGAtgtaaagaaaaggtaaaagggataaagtgtttaaaaatgtttggtaggagattttaaaaaaaagtatagataAAAGTGGaccaaataaagataaaatcagttttagaattaaataaaaaaaattaaattaaatatatttgtggtttaaaatgaaatgagattaaaaaaaaaaaagagagaatataatagtgttaaattaaataaaaaagaaaggtaaaGGTATAAAATCCACACCATATCCAAAATTTTCCTCGGAGGTTTGGTCTTATATGTcacaaaaatgaatttattcCTTAAATTATCATTTCACTTCATGTTTGTGTCCTAGTAAAAgatgtgaaaaaataattttcatgaatACATAACTTCAAATCTAAATGATTTGTTTGAGACTTAATCAAAGGAAGAACTTGGTCCAAGAATTCTGGATGATGAAGATATTTTTACATAAACACTTTTATGTATAGTTATAAGTTGGAATAACAGAATATTGCATATAGTTATATATaacttataattgttttatattctaatatattatattaatgaaaatgataatacatataaaatcattatttgtttctaatattattattaagtattgagaattttgaaatataatggaataagaaaaaataattatgtatgtatgtatatatttatgtatgtgtatttttattaatcaagttTCGTTCGGTTAACTCaggttaataaattattaacatgaaccTGAATATATAGCCTAAAATTTATAGATTTGGTTCTTAtcaaagatttaattaatttactatGTCGTTCATATTGTGATGTTTGATTTTCAAGTTCAcaagtgtttttttaacatCACTACCAAACTCAaaccaaaatcatttttgttaaaaaaatcctACTTGCTTGTTAGTTATTGATAGTTAAATATTGtcataattatttataagagAGGTATCCCCATACCAACTTATGTGTTAATTGAGATTAAGTCTCCATAAAAAAAGATAGGGTGTGTTTTTCACATGAGTTTAatgcattaataataataataaattctatTAAGTATTCATGTCAAGATTTTGAACTTAGAGAGGGTTTTTGTGAATGTAATAGTAGTtactaattactttttaaagtaatttttgcttgaaaatatatgaaaataatgtatttttttaatttttaaaaaattatttttgatatcaatctatcaaaataattcaaaaaacataacaaaattaattttaagcatttttttttttaatttacatgaaaCACAGTTtcaaaataacatattaataaattaaataataaagcatTCCTCCTTCAACTAGCAatgaataccaattgttggATTTGTATTGTGATAAGAttgaaaagtttgaaatttcaaaaatcaaaatttataattattacaatatttcAATCAACATGAAccaacaataaataattttttttgaacaattgTCCTcggaacattcctcatcaaaacccTATGAAATTTTacacattttaataatttaataattattatcatcaaaTTTATTGTGCATTCAtgcccataaaaaaataaaaagttattaattaatttttttattagtgacTACGACActgtttatttataaaaaattatatttagatatgTTTaactttaaaagtttaaaattaataataaaaaatttagtgttttttaataataatttaatataataatatcaaaaataaaaaaaatatttttttttatatttttaaataaaaaatactcttgaaacctaatatatttaaaaaaaaaaaaaaaaaaacagtggccTCAAGTTTGTTGTGCCGTTAGGACCCCAGCAATAAATTAAGTGAAATTGCGGCTCATTCTGAAAAGTTCAGTATCATCATAAAACGAGAGACAAGGAACTAGTCCTCTATCTACAACTAAAATTGAGTGATCGAAAACCATGGTCTTAACAGGGATAACTAATTAGATGCAGGGCAGAGAGGGAATTCGCATTTgtatagcaaaaaaacaaaagggaacgCTGCAAAGAGGGAGAAAACATGAaggagatttaaaaatataagtaaatttaaagacgttaaattaaaaaataaattgcaataATACTTTTCCAAGTCAATATCCATGAAAATGATACAATGCAAATTGTTATAAGAAGATAATATTATGGTTAAGTACCGATCAGGTGGGTAAAGGAAAGAGAAGGTACCGAGAAGGTAGTAGCATGGGGTTTATATTTAAGCGGAACTTAAACAAAGAAGAGATGCTAGACAGGGGTGGAGGAGTTATCAAATGTAGTTCCAACATGCTGAATGACAAatccataaatttttttcttcagctTCTCAATCTTTCCTGTCAGAAGCTCATCGCCTTTCAATGCAACGCGGTCCAGCCACTCATTGACTCTCTTCAACTGGGAGAGGACAGCTGCAATTGAGCTAGAGTTAAGGGGCAATGATTTACTTCCATTATTAGCACACTCCCCTAACACCCGAAAACCAGCATCCAGGGACTCCTCGATGAACTTTACAAACCACATTTGCATCTCAACCTGCAACTTCATAGAGAGTTCTACCGTTTCCTTCATTCCATGGCCCCTTGTCCAAACCCCAACAATAGGATCAAATGTTGGTAACGAGCTAGCCTTCTGAGGTGGTCTCTTGGACAAACTTCTTCGGAGAGCTGTTGGAGGTTCATTCTTCTGATTGCTCAGAAGAGAAACAATCTCAAGATCAGTGGCTAAGGCAGCTTCTACCCATAAAGAAGCAGATTTTGATTTCTCAGTTGCTGTAGTATCATGATCAGAGCAGTGACTAGCAGCGACTGATTCAGCAATTGAACTATATCTTACAGCATCATCATAAATTGAGATAAATTGATCAATTGTGGGTAAAGGGTTCCCAGCCTTGGATGAAGAAGCAAGTTCTGAAAATATGCTGCGATTGACAGATAGGGTTGAGTTATGATTAGATGCAGCATGTGTTAAAAATAGAATGAAAACTTAATGGTGACACGCAACATTAAGGTGACCTTATAATGTTCTCGGGAACCGGGaacaaaaaatgagttttcatgtaTCTATACAAGTTTGTGTTTGTAGCTGTGCGTGCGCGAGCACGTGCAAGAAAGAAATGCTCACTAGTGGCATTACCTGAGACTCCTAACAACAGACTCCGTAGCAATTGCTTCCTCCAACGCTTCAGCTGCAGCAGTTGAAGCAAGAGCCCTCCTTTGCATAGCCTCCTGCATTTAGTCATCatgtgaaaaaacttttttttttttgttcatgtaaTATAAGTGGCTAATTCAGAGATGATGTGGTCAGTATTTAATCGCTTTTGCTTCCATCACCAATCACTGTCACAAGGTTGCCTTATTGCCAGTAATCTGGTAAGCACATTGTTGCTATTGCCAAGGCAAACGAAATTTCTGCTTCATTAATGGATGAAACAAATGATCCATCATAAATGCTATTCTTACCTTTCCAAACTTTGCAAGTTCTGAAGAGACCGCGTCTAATGGAACACTACCATCAGTCCATTTCTTCTCATGTACAACGAATCCAAGAGCTGCACAGGTTGGATTCTTATTATCTAGACACCCTTCCGGTGAACTGGGTTTTGTTTTCTCATAACTCGAAGTCTCATCTTGATTTGATTGTCGGCTGTTTGCGTCACTTAGACGTCTAGACAGGGCAGCCTGGGAAACAACCAACACAAGGTCAGACCTAAacctaaaatgaaataaatcaatctaTCTTCACATCGAAAACACAGAACAGAAGACACAGTGCGTGTAAGTAGTTAAAGGGAGTTGACGGACCAAGAGTATTTTGGAGAATATATTCCATATAGCAAATACGAATTCAGAAGTATATTATTGATTGAACTGGGAGAATAGCCACTGAACTAGGCCTGAGCAGCTACCATTCATAGAGCATCAAAATAATGCTTCCCCACGTTTGAAtcctaaaattaaatgaaatagtTGTATTGGAGGATATTCTGCTACCAAAGCCACCTTTTCAGGAATGCAATTTgcaatttcaagaaaatatcatCTTGTGAAGTCAGATTCTGGACTGAGAAAAGCCTCAGCATTGCCTCTCTGAATGAACTAAACAATCAATTTTGGAAGTAAAAGCTCCGTAATACTAGCAAGATTGCAAAGGCATGTAATCAAACTCACAGAGCATTACAACTGAAGTGGGTAATAGGCATCACTGAAAAAAAGACTCTTCAACATAGGCTTCTTACGAAGCGTTGAAAAAGTAGGATAGGATTACCTGAGTCCGCAAAATCGCTTGCAGATCCGGTTTCTTCTTGGCTTCACTCTTCTCTTTCATCTCCCCTGAACCCACCGCAGCTGGTATCTCATCCCAATTCTTCCTACTACTCTTTGCAGACCCAACAAGCGCCTCTGAAACTTTTGAAATCCCAGCGACAATATTTGcaatcttcttctttccagcagAATCCGAGACAGCAGGTGAAAGCTTCACTCCAGAAAGCCTCTTCCCTGGAGAAATCGAAGCCCTTCGAGCATTGGGAGAAGGCTGCTTCCTCCCACTCGGAGATGGCTGCCTGTACCTGGATGGAACAATAATTGCTGGCTCCCTTGCAACTTTCCTGTTTTCTTCCTTGGCAGCCAGCAAGCTCGGAACCATACATTTGGACGGCACTGGAGATGCTGATCTCTTCCCTTTGGCCGCAGGAGAAGGATCCCTCTCCACCAAAGCGGCATTTTTCTTCCCAACCGAAACAGATCTCTTAGCAGTAGCTGGAGATGAAAATCTCTTAGCAGTAGCCGGAGATGAAAATCTCTTAGCAGTAGCAGTTTCATCCACCATCACATTATCTCGAGGTGCAAGCGCTTGTCTGGTAACTTTAGCCGTCACTTCGCCTTTCTTATTATGATCATTTCTTGGAAATTCGTcgaattttttgttgttggataAGTAGACGGCAATTGGATCCACAGAGTATTCGGAGTCGGCGACAGGTTGAATCACAAACTCTTTCTTGGAAGCTGAGATTCGGGCAATGAGAGGTTCTGGAGTACCGACAAAGGAGTGGCGGCCAGCGATAGGGCGGATTCCAGAAACCCTAGGGACAGGAGAATCGAAATCGAAGCGATCTATATAAACAAATTGGCCTAGCTGAAGGCGATTCGTGAGGATAAGGTCGGTATCGCGTTCGGAGAGGGAGACGTAGGTGGAGTTGAGAGAGTCGGAAAGTTGGACGTAAAAGCCTTGGTTAGGCCAGAGATCGGAGCCGGCGAGAGCAGGGACGATGCCGATTACTTGGAGAAGAGGGGATCGGTGGTCGCCGGTGACGCGGGCAGCGGAGTTCATTGATTGGAGGAGTTTTAAGAGGATTCCTGGAGCTAGAGAAGCCATTTTGGGAGAGGGTGAAGCTGTAAGGTAAGagtaaaagaattaattaaggaggaggaggaggaggaggccaAGCTACGAAGTGATTTTTGGCCGTTatgtaaattcaaattcaaatgccCGCCGCTCTAATATTCtagtattttagtttttgaattctAGTGGACGGATAGACTAACGAGACAGTCAAGTCAGGCGTTAAAGCTGCCGTTACCTTATGTGGTTGCCCTTGTAGTTATCGCAACGATTCTTCTTGGTACCGagttttatgtatatataaacaaagaatataatattgatTAATATAGTTAAGTTCTGTTTTTTTGTCatgtcatattaattttttttcatgaagatatttgatgtgtttatttttaattctgataaatattaattgaattattctgtaaaatgatattaattattataataagtGATTTACACAAATATTTATTGGTAAGGTAAACTAGTAGCCtctgtaaataaaataaagctatCCCATTATGCCCATGTGATTCCACTgtgctatttttaaaatctatttttatttaattttgttgagattaaagtaaatatttaaaagaattctAACAATTTAATtctggaaaaaataatatttctttagtCAAGATTCGTTTTCcttattcatgtatttattttttgtttttgacaaaaaacatatcttttcatcaatatcatgtttttttttataaagacttaaagagaattaaaataaatatttcatagaatcggatgaattaaattagggaggaaaaaattattttttaattaaataatccaTCCTTATTTCgtgtatttcttttttgttttgataaaaaaaaaaaaaaaacatgtttctttTTGCTAAAAGCATGGcttttcaaacaaaaactaattatgataaaaaaaaaaaaagcaagcttcaatccaaaaacaatcgtatttataatttatagatgATTGTGttgaaaagataattaatttaagaaactatataaaaatttataataaaaaaatcaaatatatattttattattattagatatttatgagtaatttaaaacaaatcttGCATATTAGGTTCTTTTAAAATCATTCATAAAGAAATTACtaatattactataaaaatctctaatcttgatttaaaaaatatgaaataataagATGATttcttaaatatcattttaataatttttattttaaaaaaaaattattctaaatataaataattaaattaaaacataaaggGCCAAAAAGAATCCAAGCCCAATTGTGCATGGATTCACAAAGACAAGCTTACGTGGCTagtctttaaaaaaatcaggtaTTTCTAGGCCTAGAAAGCCAAGTCCACCacctaatttataaaaaaaatcaatatcatcTATCTAGGCAGACGACATGTCACCCACTACAACTAATTCCgaccatcaaaaaataaatattcaagttaTTAGaactttaaaaacttaaattttaatatattttcacataaaacaccaaaaataatatcttaattatCTTAATAACCTTATTTATAACTCCAATACAccctttaattaatttaaaaattcaaaatcaaatcaaataataaattttgtgaGACTTgatctatcttttaaaataattaaatgtcCAAATCATCtctattgaatttttcttttcaagataaGCTCAATGACACCAATGTTagcattttttctatttgaaatgTAGCCAAATAAAAgccttctctctccttttttttaggCCACTTTCTCCTCTAAACTTTTATGAAGTAAAATGTGAGTAAATACAATTTTAGCATTGAAATGTTAGCACAAAAAACTATAGGGACCAAAgatgtaagaataaaaacttACAGGGATCAAAACATTTCCATACCtaatgaataatgaaaatagCATTGTAGAGGAATAATGCAATCCACaataactccttttttttttccggctATTTTCTCATCTCTCAACTTTTATGAAGTAAAATGtgagtaaataattttttagcattGAAATGTTAAAACCAAAAACTATATAGAGAccgaagatataaaaataaaaacttataggGACAAAGACATTTCGATACCTAGTATAATTATCTTCTTTCCTCGGTGAGCAATGAAATGGCTACAATAAAATGCCTATCTTTTAGTTTGCCTTCGTATAGTTAATGGTGAATAGTTAATGGCTCATAAGCCACATTGgtgcaagaaaacaaaatctcaaGTCATTAACACCAAATcccataatataaaaataaactaataaccCTTAAAGATATAGTTTAACTTCTTAGGTTTTAAGTTTGTTACTTAGAAATCACCAGTTCGAGTGGAACAAACCTCAGGAAAATTGAaaggcttacatgatcgttaatttcaagGACTTTAGAGGAATTAGTCGAAGCATGCATAAGCTGACTCGAACATccacaattaacaaaaaaataattaaaaaaataaaccaattagaaAAAGCCACGTGGTGATGCCAAATTACTTAATAACCCTTCAAATCCTTACAAATCAAGGTTTTTACTCAATCGATTTCAACAATatcatagagagagagagagagagagagaggataggCTTATCTACGCTTCAGgcttttttcaattaaaaataaaactaaaaaaaactgtaGAATGACTAATTTAAGGCTTTACACACACTACCTTCTTAGGGCACTTTcactaggagaaaaaaaaaaaatttctagctttttttttcccttgattttGCAGCTTCAATAAGAGagttaaaatgactttttatatataaaaaatcattcctCCATATCTATCAAAATAGCCAAAACATTATTTCATCACTTAAACTTTTCTCAAAAAGCTAAAAGTATtagtattaaatatattaaatacaaataagttattaaaatatttttttttcattgaagtgcacataaaaaaaaccatatgtaCAATATTCAAAAAGTCATATtaacaatttagctttttaaatGGCTTTTGCTATTAAAGATCCTCTTACACAATTAAAACCATACTTATTAGATCCATCCTAAGGGTTGACCCGACTAAGAAGCTGAGTTTGGGGTTATATGGGTTGACCTGAGTCAatccataaaaaattttaaaaaatatttaaatttttaatattttatatgaaaaaaattaagtaatgaTCCCTATGTGAATATAGactatacatgttataaataataaagtttaaaagattatttctaaaaggttttttatcccacattgaaaaaaatactatgttagtatgttatccttttaagttgaagtacttaaaccaaaaattttttttatcccacattaaaaaacataacttttttttcttgtgaacatagagtattaTAACATATACTGAAAaggatcagtgttttactgtgaacTGCATAGTGCAGTCCATAGCAAAACACTGATTCCTTTTCACTGTTGCTTTTacgttttttttaagttgtcttatttttttttatgccttttgggattttttttttgtttctttttttgttttttttttttaattttaacaaaaattttttgtttaatttagttgattaatgttaatttttttatttagttatcagactttcatgatatgtttttgggtttaacgggttaacctggtttgacaagttaatccataatttttttttttgctttcttttctttttaattaatttttttgtttagtttagtttgttaatattaaatttctttctatttagttactagactttcatgacatagtCCACAATAAAACACTGATgctttaagtattttttttttagattttttttttttgccttttagatttttttttgtttctttgtttgtttttttttcttttaacaaaagttttttgtttaatttagtttattaatgttaaatttttttatttagttatcagattttaatGACACGTTTTCTGGATTTAACTGGTTAACCTAGTTTAACAAGTTAgcccataattattttttttgcttttttatttttaattaattttttttgtttagtttagtttgttaatattaaatttctttctatttagttattagactttcatgacatatatcccaagtttcacgggtgaacccagttaattctaggttgacccgtcaatttttttttgtttttttgttttcataatttttttttgtttaatgtagtttgttaatgttaattttttttttatttagttatcaaacttttatgaaacAGATCCtaagtttaacgggttaacatgttttgacgagttaaccaagattattattattttttttaattaattttttcgtttagttcagtttgttaatttttactttttttttttatttagttaccagatattcatgacatggatcccgggtttaacgggttaacctgatttgacgagttaacctgaattttttttttttgcttttttttctttttaattttttttttgtttagtttagtttgttaatgttaaatttttttttttttttacttcttagagttttttttttctttttaaattttaatttagtttattaatattaaatttttttctatatagttcttggctgatgcctttagtttttttttttatgcctttgattATGAACTGTACTGTGCAGTCCGCAGTGAaaaaggctgatgccttttgtatttttttttctttttaactaattttgtcgtttaatttaaattgttgatgttaaatttttttttctatttcgttatcaaactttcatgacacggattccgggttaacctggtttgacgagttagcctggttaattctgggttaacccattaatttaacttttttctatttagttatcaaacttttacgACGCGAATCtaagatttgacgggttaacctggtttgaagggttaacccagttaattcatattttttttttcgtttttttcattagtttttttcttcatgtttgttttttttctttgttttttttaattaatctatttaattatcacacttttatgacacgaccttgcagtcAGACCAACGTCCAgtgctattgggtctggtattgcagccacacccacttaaatttgggtcatgcaagtttaatgttattattagtattataaatattactcttggatcaGGCGTTGCAACTAAACCTAAAACTCTTGGATATAATTTTGtagaaagacctaacacttttagatcttaactttttttaaaatgtaaaaaataattgacatgTGGCATCACGCCACATTGAAATAATTTGTTCATGTAACTAGTATATactaaagggcttcaaatcttacattgaaaaaa is a genomic window of Populus alba chromosome 18, ASM523922v2, whole genome shotgun sequence containing:
- the LOC118054195 gene encoding uncharacterized protein, whose protein sequence is MASLAPGILLKLLQSMNSAARVTGDHRSPLLQVIGIVPALAGSDLWPNQGFYVQLSDSLNSTYVSLSERDTDLILTNRLQLGQFVYIDRFDFDSPVPRVSGIRPIAGRHSFVGTPEPLIARISASKKEFVIQPVADSEYSVDPIAVYLSNNKKFDEFPRNDHNKKGEVTAKVTRQALAPRDNVMVDETATAKRFSSPATAKRFSSPATAKRSVSVGKKNAALVERDPSPAAKGKRSASPVPSKCMVPSLLAAKEENRKVAREPAIIVPSRYRQPSPSGRKQPSPNARRASISPGKRLSGVKLSPAVSDSAGKKKIANIVAGISKVSEALVGSAKSSRKNWDEIPAAVGSGEMKEKSEAKKKPDLQAILRTQAALSRRLSDANSRQSNQDETSSYEKTKPSSPEGCLDNKNPTCAALGFVVHEKKWTDGSVPLDAVSSELAKFGKEAMQRRALASTAAAEALEEAIATESVVRSLSIFSELASSSKAGNPLPTIDQFISIYDDAVRYSSIAESVAASHCSDHDTTATEKSKSASLWVEAALATDLEIVSLLSNQKNEPPTALRRSLSKRPPQKASSLPTFDPIVGVWTRGHGMKETVELSMKLQVEMQMWFVKFIEESLDAGFRVLGECANNGSKSLPLNSSSIAAVLSQLKRVNEWLDRVALKGDELLTGKIEKLKKKIYGFVIQHVGTTFDNSSTPV